From the genome of Ignavibacteriales bacterium, one region includes:
- a CDS encoding 2'-5' RNA ligase family protein: protein MSLLVLAYPHLEKKDYDWIQSFRSNYDERYYNLVEPHFTLVFPTLDIPEKQFISHIAKTAKKFKEFYFVLRCAQIVKDSFSDYTDLFLIPEEGYRIFVKFHDALYTGILEKELRLDIAFIPHIGIANNVDAGKCKKLADEINATNPEIFGSINKLHVISFDNSRIKTLKEIIL, encoded by the coding sequence ATGTCTCTATTGGTTCTGGCTTACCCTCATCTCGAAAAAAAGGATTATGATTGGATCCAATCCTTTAGATCTAATTATGATGAAAGATATTACAATCTGGTTGAACCTCATTTCACTCTAGTTTTTCCGACTTTAGATATACCAGAAAAACAATTTATTTCTCACATTGCTAAGACTGCAAAGAAATTCAAAGAGTTTTATTTTGTTTTGCGATGTGCACAGATCGTTAAAGATTCATTCAGCGATTACACCGATTTATTTCTCATTCCGGAAGAGGGATACAGAATATTTGTTAAATTTCATGATGCATTGTACACGGGAATTCTTGAAAAAGAGCTGCGCCTTGATATTGCATTTATACCTCATATTGGAATTGCCAACAATGTTGATGCGGGCAAGTGTAAAAAGTTAGCAGATGAAATTAATGCCACGAATCCTGAAATTTTTGGCTCGATAAACAAACTTCATGTAATTTCTTTTGATAACAGCAGAATTAAAACTCTAAAGGAAATAATTCTTTAA
- a CDS encoding TIGR01777 family oxidoreductase, with amino-acid sequence MKKVLLTGATGLIGKSIAAKLIQRGDEVTIFTRSVNKAKTIIPIAAEYVAWNLERDDWQVKLEGKDAVIHLAGESVMAKRWNNEHKKNIYNSRIDSTRILIEAIGKTVDKPKVFISASAIGYYGNSDEPVTEKSNPGKDFLANVVRDWEKETEEVERLRVRKVNIRIGIVLDKHEGALARMITPYKFFIGGPLGSGRQWFPWIHINDVAGIFLFALDNENVRGVLNAVSPNPLRMNEFCKTLGGVMHRPSLFKVPAFVLKIIFGEAAEVLLGGAKVIPKRTIELGYIFNFVKAEDALKNLLKK; translated from the coding sequence ATGAAAAAAGTTCTATTGACAGGCGCGACTGGATTAATTGGTAAAAGTATTGCTGCTAAGTTAATTCAGCGCGGAGATGAAGTTACAATTTTCACCCGCTCTGTTAATAAAGCCAAAACGATTATTCCCATTGCTGCGGAATATGTTGCATGGAATCTTGAACGGGATGATTGGCAAGTTAAACTCGAAGGAAAGGATGCTGTAATTCATCTTGCCGGTGAAAGTGTAATGGCAAAGCGATGGAACAATGAGCACAAGAAAAATATTTATAATAGCCGCATCGACTCAACTCGAATTCTGATTGAAGCAATCGGGAAAACGGTGGATAAACCAAAAGTTTTTATATCTGCATCCGCTATTGGTTATTATGGAAATTCTGACGAGCCGGTTACGGAAAAATCAAATCCAGGCAAAGATTTTCTTGCTAATGTTGTCCGGGATTGGGAAAAGGAAACGGAAGAAGTTGAAAGACTGAGAGTTCGCAAAGTGAATATCCGCATTGGAATTGTACTTGATAAACACGAAGGTGCTCTGGCAAGGATGATCACACCGTATAAATTTTTTATCGGCGGACCTCTTGGATCCGGTAGGCAATGGTTTCCGTGGATTCACATTAATGATGTCGCGGGGATCTTTTTATTTGCTCTCGATAATGAAAATGTTCGCGGAGTTCTAAATGCCGTTTCTCCAAATCCATTGCGAATGAACGAATTTTGCAAAACACTTGGCGGTGTAATGCATAGACCCTCTTTATTCAAAGTGCCGGCGTTTGTATTGAAAATAATTTTTGGAGAAGCTGCAGAAGTTCTATTAGGTGGTGCGAAAGTGATACCGAAAAGAACCATTGAACTTGGTTACATCTTTAATTTTGTAAAAGCAGAAGATGCATTAAAAAATTTGTTGAAAAAATAA
- a CDS encoding DUF4900 domain-containing protein → MGGKAILFLVIGFSLIFMIAGKNFNDMGLATYDNVSNYYVQAKAHYIANSGVNLVVSRLFQDATIGDQTFTWNFDGGTISAVLTTTDAVRNIKQLLSTGTYVTASLTVTNTIKIILQPSLFSKFAYFSDAEAPSGTTIYWTTKDTVWGPFHTNDNLNVQNNPVFFGKVTIAKNVVKNPSSSQPKFLGGFQKGVQIAIPPTGVSSVATSATTGGAVISGHSLVYFEFRGDSVRYKFSSSGAYTYKLASTFAPNGAINFVNAEVRLKGTVKGRYTISTSGSSGNQGSVFLDDNIVYNTNPRTNPSSTDMLGIVAEQDVMVTNNTANNTNGITINASIYCQNGSFGAEDYDSRPSAGFIDLLGGITQKIRGAVGTISGSTINHGFSKRYRYDDRLLTSYPPAYPGCGSFEIISWFE, encoded by the coding sequence ATGGGCGGTAAAGCAATTTTATTTTTAGTAATCGGGTTTAGTTTAATCTTTATGATTGCTGGAAAAAATTTCAACGACATGGGATTAGCAACCTACGACAACGTCTCAAATTACTATGTTCAGGCAAAAGCACATTACATTGCTAATAGCGGCGTTAATTTAGTTGTAAGCAGGTTATTCCAGGATGCAACCATTGGAGATCAGACATTTACATGGAATTTTGATGGAGGGACAATCTCTGCTGTACTTACAACTACAGACGCAGTTAGAAATATCAAACAGCTCCTTTCTACCGGCACATACGTTACCGCGTCTTTAACAGTAACCAATACTATCAAAATAATTCTTCAGCCTAGTTTGTTTTCTAAATTTGCTTACTTCTCCGATGCAGAAGCGCCATCAGGAACAACAATTTATTGGACTACCAAGGATACTGTTTGGGGACCTTTTCATACAAATGATAATCTTAATGTTCAAAATAATCCGGTGTTTTTTGGAAAAGTAACGATTGCAAAAAATGTAGTCAAAAATCCATCCAGCTCACAGCCTAAATTTTTGGGAGGGTTTCAAAAAGGGGTTCAGATTGCAATTCCACCGACCGGAGTTTCATCTGTTGCAACTTCGGCAACAACTGGAGGAGCTGTTATCTCCGGTCATAGTCTGGTTTATTTCGAATTTAGAGGCGATAGTGTCAGATACAAATTTAGCAGTAGCGGCGCTTATACTTATAAACTTGCATCTACATTCGCTCCAAACGGAGCAATAAATTTTGTGAACGCCGAAGTTCGTTTGAAAGGAACAGTTAAAGGGAGGTATACAATTTCGACATCCGGTTCGAGCGGAAATCAAGGGAGTGTTTTTCTTGATGATAATATTGTTTATAATACAAATCCGCGGACTAATCCAAGTTCAACAGATATGCTGGGAATTGTGGCCGAACAAGATGTAATGGTTACAAATAATACTGCAAACAATACTAATGGAATTACCATCAACGCTTCTATCTATTGTCAAAACGGTTCTTTCGGTGCAGAGGATTACGACAGCAGACCTAGTGCCGGATTTATTGATCTATTAGGCGGTATTACACAAAAGATTAGAGGAGCCGTCGGAACAATAAGTGGCAGTACAATAAATCATGGATTCAGCAAACGGTATCGTTACGATGACAGGCTTCTTACTTCTTACCCGCCTGCGTATCCTGGCTGCGGTTCATTTGAAATTATATCTTGGTTCGAATAA
- a CDS encoding DUF5686 family protein encodes MYKNVFFALILFTFSSLTFSQQFILKGKVTDKPTSSPLSFASLRISGTTSGTTTNFEGNFELRLKPGNYKLIASFIGYKSDTIAVILNSNKIVNFALEPIPVHLSEITVFPGENPALEIIRRAIEAKHERNAKLNSYIFAAYTKGLVKTTRDFSRTNNSVGFSIGTKDTADLKISGIIENESRGYFKKPNQYKDEIIARKQSANTPSSVNILTGGRIIQNFYTDDIQFIGRPLPSPISDDALDYYDYIIEDTLALDKQNVFQIHVEPLKKSDPGFVGKIFIADNIYSLVKLDVNLNNAANPGKIFDRINIIQQFAPFEDNIFMPIDYRIFAEGNFLGIAKFGFELNTIFYDYKINEPISDDFFGMAIIKVLSDADKKDSTYWKSTQTIPNSMEEINAYKRIDSLETVPKTFWDRFSFLSTSVYINDNLSVTGPLSIYSFNKVEGHTLNFGANISQADDKRLNSSLDFSYGFSDKIFKTDFSSTYYLGEYRTHSISITAYDKIIDLFKESIRFNKLTSTLTNLLGKYDFRDYYYTKGFSVKLWSEVFPILRLSAGFFNRTDNNAYNNSDFSILNTGKSYEKNRMIYETKTNAFTTGFQLDFRKYIEDGYFRRRMGQQNKFNFLLSGDALLSDASTLKSGLDFQLYRFSLNGYLPTFKSASMNFVLNGVYSDGPVPFQMMYALPGNIESSSQSFTLRTIRTGEVFGDRVLIFSLENNFNDEIFRLFGLTFITDLQLNLSLHFNAVLSTISPKSKQIFPDPLSTIPQFFTEYKSPFYEIGFGIGHALFPFRLEFTWKLNYLGRENFSFGINTPIL; translated from the coding sequence TTGTACAAAAATGTTTTTTTTGCATTAATACTTTTCACTTTTTCTTCCCTAACTTTTTCACAGCAATTTATTCTTAAAGGGAAAGTAACAGATAAACCAACATCTTCACCGTTAAGTTTTGCAAGTTTACGAATAAGCGGAACAACTTCCGGAACTACTACAAACTTTGAGGGGAATTTTGAACTGCGTTTGAAACCTGGCAATTATAAATTGATTGCTTCCTTTATCGGCTACAAATCCGATACGATCGCAGTAATTCTAAACTCAAATAAAATTGTAAACTTCGCCCTCGAACCAATTCCAGTCCATCTTTCAGAGATCACTGTATTCCCTGGAGAAAACCCCGCACTCGAGATAATTCGTAGAGCAATCGAAGCAAAACACGAAAGGAATGCTAAACTGAATTCATATATTTTCGCGGCTTACACAAAAGGATTGGTTAAAACCACAAGAGATTTCTCTAGAACAAATAACAGCGTTGGATTTTCAATTGGCACTAAAGATACAGCAGATCTTAAGATCAGCGGAATTATAGAAAATGAAAGTAGAGGATATTTTAAAAAACCGAATCAATACAAAGATGAAATAATTGCGAGGAAACAAAGCGCAAACACACCTTCATCCGTAAACATCTTAACCGGAGGCAGGATAATTCAAAATTTTTATACGGACGACATTCAATTTATTGGCAGACCATTGCCCAGCCCCATCTCCGATGACGCATTAGATTATTACGATTACATTATAGAAGATACTTTGGCTTTGGATAAACAGAATGTTTTTCAAATTCATGTTGAACCGCTGAAAAAATCCGATCCGGGTTTTGTTGGTAAAATATTTATTGCGGATAATATCTACTCACTTGTAAAACTAGACGTCAATCTGAACAACGCTGCAAATCCGGGTAAAATATTCGACAGAATAAATATCATTCAACAGTTCGCGCCCTTTGAAGACAACATTTTCATGCCGATTGACTACCGCATTTTTGCAGAAGGTAATTTTCTTGGTATTGCAAAATTTGGATTTGAACTAAACACCATTTTTTACGATTATAAAATCAACGAGCCAATCAGTGATGATTTCTTCGGAATGGCAATAATAAAAGTTCTGTCCGATGCAGATAAAAAAGATTCCACTTATTGGAAATCAACGCAGACCATTCCCAATTCTATGGAAGAAATTAACGCATATAAAAGAATTGATAGTCTCGAAACCGTCCCAAAAACTTTTTGGGACCGGTTTTCATTTCTTTCTACCTCCGTCTATATAAATGATAATCTGTCGGTCACCGGACCCCTATCGATTTATTCATTTAATAAGGTTGAGGGGCACACTCTTAACTTCGGCGCGAATATATCTCAAGCAGATGATAAACGTCTCAATTCAAGCTTGGATTTTTCATACGGATTTTCAGATAAAATATTTAAAACAGATTTTTCTTCAACATATTATTTAGGCGAATACAGAACTCATTCCATTTCCATTACTGCATATGATAAGATCATTGACCTCTTCAAGGAATCAATAAGATTTAACAAACTTACTTCAACTCTCACAAATCTTTTAGGTAAGTACGATTTTAGAGATTACTACTATACAAAAGGATTTTCTGTAAAACTGTGGAGTGAAGTTTTTCCAATTCTACGTCTCAGCGCCGGATTTTTTAATAGAACCGATAATAACGCTTATAACAATTCCGACTTTTCTATTCTCAACACAGGCAAATCGTATGAGAAGAACCGGATGATTTATGAAACCAAGACAAATGCATTTACTACTGGATTTCAATTAGATTTCCGCAAATATATAGAAGACGGATATTTTAGAAGAAGAATGGGGCAACAAAACAAATTTAATTTTCTTCTTTCCGGAGACGCATTACTAAGCGACGCAAGCACACTTAAGAGCGGTCTTGATTTTCAACTGTACCGGTTTTCTCTTAACGGCTACTTACCAACATTTAAATCAGCCAGTATGAATTTTGTTTTGAACGGAGTCTATTCAGACGGACCTGTTCCTTTTCAAATGATGTATGCTTTGCCCGGCAACATTGAAAGTTCAAGTCAATCGTTTACACTGCGTACAATTAGAACCGGAGAAGTTTTTGGAGACCGTGTTTTGATTTTCTCTCTAGAGAACAATTTTAATGATGAGATATTCAGATTGTTCGGTTTAACATTTATCACTGATCTTCAATTAAATTTAAGCCTCCATTTCAACGCGGTTCTATCAACGATTTCTCCAAAAAGCAAGCAGATCTTCCCGGATCCGTTAAGCACTATTCCGCAATTCTTTACTGAATATAAAAGTCCGTTTTACGAAATTGGTTTTGGAATTGGTCATGCGCTGTTTCCGTTCCGCCTGGAATTTACATGGAAACTTAATTATCTAGGCAGAGAGAATTTCTCGTTTGGAATAAACACACCTATACTTTAA
- a CDS encoding methylglyoxal synthase → MKKFVNIEMQSKKRIALVAHDNKKQDLIEWAKYNRGNLGDHEIYATGTTGKMLEKDLGLKVNKLKSGPLGGDQQVGAKISENEIDILIFFWDPLEPQPHDPDVKALLRIAVVWNIPIACNRASADFIFSSHLMKEEYLRIILDYNDYQNRDISKGEL, encoded by the coding sequence ATGAAAAAATTTGTTAACATAGAGATGCAAAGCAAGAAACGAATTGCCCTGGTTGCTCACGACAACAAGAAACAAGATTTAATAGAGTGGGCAAAATATAACCGTGGAAATCTTGGCGATCATGAAATTTATGCAACTGGCACCACCGGCAAAATGCTCGAAAAAGATTTGGGATTAAAAGTAAATAAACTCAAGAGCGGTCCGCTTGGCGGAGATCAGCAAGTCGGTGCAAAAATTTCTGAAAATGAAATTGATATATTAATTTTCTTCTGGGATCCGCTGGAACCGCAGCCGCACGATCCGGATGTAAAAGCATTATTGCGCATTGCCGTTGTATGGAATATTCCAATAGCATGTAACCGTGCATCTGCCGATTTTATTTTTTCATCTCACCTTATGAAAGAAGAATATCTGCGCATTATTTTAGATTATAATGATTATCAAAACAGAGACATATCAAAAGGAGAATTATGA
- a CDS encoding aminotransferase class V-fold PLP-dependent enzyme, with the protein MYSRRQFLNRFIVSTGGAFIIMKTDALARVTQAVGNLDKSLSSSAAAGDENFWAGIQSAFDVDRTLINLNNGGVSPSPTDVMNAMKRNLDYSNQAPSYFMWQHVEPKIETVREKLSLVFGCDIEEIAITRNASESLQNIQQGLNYKPGDEILTTTQDYPRMLTTFNQLERRFGVKVTKVKYPVPLVDKNDYVNALANGITSSTKIILISHVCFLTGQILPVRDVCRIAHEKGIRVIVDGAHSFNHFPYKLSDLECDFFGTSLHKWTYAPVGTGMLYVKKNLIKEVWPLMAAPKEMDENIRKFEEIGTHPAANHNAIAEALAFNEIIGIERKAERLRYLHKRWIKRLQKYDNVKFMLNIDDESNWAGIVNFTIEGVDVGKLTSYLFNSHRIFTVAIVFEEYNGIRVTPNVYTLVSEMDLFADVLEKVVKGEVKEVMK; encoded by the coding sequence ATGTATTCACGTCGTCAATTCTTAAATCGATTTATCGTTTCAACAGGCGGTGCTTTTATTATTATGAAAACAGATGCACTGGCAAGAGTAACGCAAGCCGTCGGAAATTTAGATAAGTCATTAAGCTCATCCGCAGCTGCGGGGGATGAAAATTTCTGGGCTGGAATTCAATCTGCTTTTGATGTTGACCGCACACTTATCAATTTGAATAACGGCGGCGTATCACCTTCACCCACAGATGTAATGAACGCTATGAAACGCAATCTTGATTATTCAAATCAAGCGCCGTCATATTTTATGTGGCAGCATGTTGAACCTAAAATTGAAACTGTGCGCGAAAAACTTTCACTCGTCTTCGGTTGCGATATTGAAGAGATTGCGATAACACGAAACGCCAGCGAGTCGCTTCAAAATATTCAACAAGGATTAAATTACAAACCAGGCGATGAAATTTTGACTACAACTCAAGATTATCCCCGTATGCTCACAACATTTAACCAATTGGAACGCAGGTTTGGTGTAAAAGTTACAAAAGTCAAATATCCGGTACCGCTAGTAGATAAAAATGATTACGTTAACGCGCTCGCAAATGGAATCACATCAAGCACAAAAATTATTTTAATCAGTCACGTTTGTTTTCTTACCGGTCAAATTCTTCCGGTGCGCGATGTATGCCGCATAGCACATGAAAAGGGAATTCGAGTAATTGTTGACGGCGCTCATTCATTCAATCATTTTCCGTATAAACTTTCCGATCTTGAATGTGATTTCTTTGGTACATCTCTTCATAAATGGACTTATGCGCCGGTCGGGACCGGGATGTTATATGTAAAAAAAAATCTCATCAAAGAAGTTTGGCCGCTAATGGCAGCACCAAAAGAGATGGATGAAAATATTCGTAAGTTTGAAGAAATTGGAACCCATCCGGCTGCAAATCATAATGCAATTGCAGAGGCGCTGGCATTTAATGAGATTATCGGAATAGAAAGGAAAGCAGAACGGCTTAGGTATCTTCATAAGCGCTGGATTAAACGACTCCAAAAATATGATAATGTAAAGTTCATGCTTAATATTGATGATGAATCCAATTGGGCGGGTATTGTAAATTTTACTATTGAAGGCGTTGATGTTGGGAAACTTACAAGCTATCTGTTCAATAGCCATAGAATCTTTACTGTAGCAATTGTATTTGAGGAGTATAATGGAATACGAGTTACGCCAAATGTTTATACTCTTGTTTCCGAAATGGATCTTTTTGCCGATGTTTTAGAAAAAGTTGTTAAGGGAGAAGTGAAAGAGGTGATGAAGTAG
- a CDS encoding DinB family protein codes for MKRPNKDEYAAYYHTYVDKVPEGEVIKILKKQTGSIQKILKNVSKKKSLFRYEPDKWSVRELVGHIIDTERVFAYRTLRFARNDKNDLPGFDENEYIRQSNYNDVKLKELVEEFCALRKSNILMFKKFSDEVGLRKGTANGNSFTVRAMAYIMAGHVNHHMHVLKERYLK; via the coding sequence ATGAAACGGCCGAACAAAGACGAGTACGCGGCATATTATCATACTTACGTTGATAAAGTGCCCGAAGGAGAAGTCATTAAAATATTGAAGAAGCAAACCGGTTCAATTCAAAAAATTTTAAAGAATGTTTCTAAGAAAAAATCTCTCTTCCGCTACGAACCGGATAAATGGAGCGTGAGAGAACTGGTAGGACACATAATTGATACAGAGCGGGTGTTTGCATACAGGACTTTACGATTTGCGAGAAACGATAAAAACGATCTTCCAGGGTTTGATGAAAACGAGTATATACGGCAATCAAACTATAACGATGTCAAACTGAAAGAATTAGTCGAAGAATTCTGCGCACTTCGTAAATCAAACATTCTTATGTTTAAAAAATTTTCGGATGAGGTTGGACTAAGAAAAGGAACGGCAAATGGAAATTCGTTTACAGTCCGTGCCATGGCATACATTATGGCAGGCCACGTAAATCATCATATGCACGTTTTGAAAGAACGATATCTGAAATAA
- a CDS encoding isoprenylcysteine carboxylmethyltransferase family protein: protein MDSQNAINILVAINLLVSMSANFSGARKGLKISITKVIERPVTFLQAFPPNVAALVLVLTILSIFDIGTLPAEYETKFYTLRIAGLIMFFVFSWLQVVSYKSLKNSYAQEVVIMKDHKLITSGIYKFIRHPQYISQLLSDLGAGLALLSFIVVPVVVLIELPLFIMRAVLEDKLLQKHFGEEYSSYKKRSGFIIPFIG from the coding sequence ATGGATTCACAGAACGCAATTAATATACTAGTGGCAATAAATTTGCTTGTTTCGATGAGCGCGAACTTTTCCGGCGCACGGAAAGGATTAAAAATTTCTATAACAAAGGTTATTGAGCGACCTGTCACATTTCTCCAAGCATTTCCGCCGAATGTTGCGGCTTTGGTTTTAGTTCTGACTATTCTTTCAATTTTTGATATTGGAACTTTGCCAGCAGAATATGAAACTAAATTTTACACTTTACGGATTGCCGGTTTGATAATGTTTTTTGTCTTTTCATGGCTGCAAGTGGTTTCATATAAGTCCTTGAAAAACTCGTATGCCCAGGAAGTTGTAATAATGAAAGACCATAAATTAATTACAAGCGGAATTTATAAATTCATACGCCACCCTCAATATATAAGTCAACTTCTCAGCGATCTAGGTGCCGGACTTGCATTATTAAGTTTTATTGTTGTTCCGGTTGTTGTTCTAATAGAACTTCCACTATTTATTATGCGGGCAGTTTTAGAAGATAAACTTTTGCAAAAACATTTTGGCGAGGAATATTCCTCATACAAAAAACGAAGCGGTTTTATAATTCCGTTCATCGGGTAA
- a CDS encoding N-acetylmuramoyl-L-alanine amidase translates to MKIKFVFIFFIIFFSISTAQRLYKITVQIEGREETLSYIARSGIDFASAKEIAALLSANQFYNSEVAKIDIKFKDYTLKFTARNQFVILNRKSDGAQKIFQIPISTILIKDDIFIPLIFCLDYFNLAYGKRISFDDRTKNLKITDESVTSENFVFPKETIAKEDKPAEPERTIGKDEGGKYDISSIAVEEKSNGTLIRLKAARKISIPRYSIGNGNLFVFFSGVSIAPDIVNQVKPAGLVKRIKRTVASSKNIQLEFALEDGYSTTEAFQDVESNDILITIHNKLFTQASPNLDDAKSKWVFDSVVIDAGHGGKDPGAIGVTGVREKDVNLAIALKLGKLISNNLPGIRVIYTRNKDEFIELYKRGKIANENEGKLFLSIHCNSTEQKDISYRGFEVYLLRPGRTQKAIAIAEFENSVIKYEDNPQRYQKLTDENFILVSMAHSQYMRYSESFSDILNQEWKHVVKIPSLGIKQAGFYVLVGASMPGVLIETGFLSNRKDEAFLASAEGQAEIAQAIFGSVKKYKENYEKEFGN, encoded by the coding sequence ATGAAAATCAAATTCGTTTTTATCTTCTTTATTATATTCTTTTCGATCTCGACCGCACAACGCTTATATAAAATCACTGTTCAAATTGAAGGAAGGGAAGAAACGCTTTCATACATTGCCCGGAGTGGAATTGATTTTGCTTCTGCAAAAGAAATTGCAGCACTGTTATCGGCAAATCAATTTTACAATTCCGAAGTGGCAAAAATCGATATAAAGTTTAAAGATTATACTCTCAAGTTCACTGCAAGAAATCAATTTGTTATTCTCAATCGAAAATCCGACGGTGCGCAGAAAATATTTCAAATTCCAATTTCTACAATTCTTATAAAAGATGATATTTTCATTCCGCTGATATTTTGTTTGGACTATTTCAATCTTGCATACGGTAAGAGAATTTCATTTGATGACCGCACAAAGAATTTAAAGATAACGGATGAATCCGTTACGTCGGAAAATTTTGTGTTTCCAAAAGAAACAATTGCCAAAGAAGATAAACCGGCTGAGCCGGAACGAACAATCGGAAAAGATGAAGGCGGCAAATATGATATCAGTTCCATTGCTGTTGAAGAGAAATCAAATGGAACTCTGATTCGACTTAAAGCCGCCAGAAAGATTTCTATTCCCCGTTATTCTATCGGAAACGGAAATCTATTTGTCTTCTTTTCAGGCGTCAGCATTGCACCGGATATTGTAAATCAAGTGAAACCTGCCGGACTAGTTAAGAGAATAAAACGAACAGTTGCATCATCAAAAAATATTCAACTTGAGTTTGCTCTTGAAGATGGATATTCAACCACCGAAGCATTCCAAGATGTTGAAAGCAACGACATTCTAATTACGATTCATAACAAGTTATTTACGCAAGCGTCTCCAAATCTTGATGATGCAAAATCAAAATGGGTTTTTGATTCGGTTGTAATTGATGCGGGACACGGCGGTAAAGACCCGGGTGCAATTGGAGTTACCGGTGTCAGAGAAAAAGATGTGAATCTTGCCATTGCGCTTAAACTTGGAAAATTAATTTCTAATAATCTTCCCGGCATTCGTGTTATTTACACAAGAAACAAAGATGAGTTCATTGAATTGTATAAACGTGGAAAAATTGCAAATGAAAACGAAGGCAAACTTTTTCTTTCAATTCACTGTAATTCCACTGAGCAGAAAGACATAAGTTACCGCGGATTTGAAGTATATCTATTGCGACCAGGAAGGACTCAAAAGGCGATTGCTATAGCAGAGTTTGAAAATAGTGTTATCAAGTATGAAGATAATCCCCAGCGTTATCAAAAACTTACAGATGAAAATTTTATTTTAGTCAGCATGGCACATTCACAATATATGCGGTATTCAGAATCGTTTTCGGATATTCTTAACCAGGAATGGAAACATGTTGTTAAAATACCTTCGCTTGGAATAAAACAAGCCGGTTTTTATGTGTTGGTCGGGGCATCAATGCCGGGAGTTTTAATAGAGACGGGATTTCTATCTAACCGAAAAGACGAAGCTTTCCTGGCGAGCGCTGAAGGGCAAGCGGAAATTGCACAGGCAATTTTCGGCTCAGTAAAAAAATATAAAGAGAATTACGAAAAAGAATTTGGAAATTAG
- a CDS encoding cytochrome c has protein sequence MTNAQKWVASFLGLFLVLFLLGRFTRKEEMQIPQQMGEQPTQSSGNVDGLTMIKQIGCISCHGENLKGTQLAPELVNLKQFWTRDALINYLRNPQSYSRDIRFDDYRAKYKNVMMPSYGNIDVKELGKIADYLLTR, from the coding sequence ATGACTAATGCTCAAAAATGGGTTGCTTCTTTTCTTGGTTTATTCCTTGTTCTATTTCTGCTAGGGAGATTCACCCGTAAAGAAGAAATGCAAATTCCCCAGCAGATGGGTGAACAGCCAACCCAATCCTCCGGAAATGTTGACGGATTAACGATGATTAAACAGATCGGCTGCATTTCTTGCCATGGCGAGAATCTTAAAGGAACCCAGCTAGCCCCCGAACTAGTAAATCTTAAACAGTTCTGGACCCGTGACGCATTAATCAATTACTTGCGTAATCCACAGTCATATAGCCGTGATATACGATTTGATGATTACCGGGCTAAATATAAAAATGTGATGATGCCTTCCTATGGGAATATTGATGTTAAAGAACTTGGTAAGATTGCAGATTATCTTTTAACAAGATAG